In Alkalihalobacterium alkalinitrilicum, a genomic segment contains:
- a CDS encoding PHP domain-containing protein: protein MTNEHINADLHMHSTASDGGYNPSDLIEKCKQVGLQYIALTDHDTTAGVKEAIEKGRELGVFVIPGIEFSTKYKGKSVHMLGYGLDYENQELCEMLKGQQRMRRKRLDVIINKLKAVGLILTADDVLEFVDGGSIGRPHVAKALIKKNYVHDVAEAFEKYLAEGRPCYVPKEKEMTPEEAINWIHRMNGVSIIAHPVYYDLDDWIETLVTEYGLQGVEVYHRDHSKEDRIHYEKLVKQIETKHNTTLLKTGGSDFHHEDYGRVREPLGVTRIHNNYAKELIAMLEKKNR, encoded by the coding sequence ATGACAAATGAGCATATAAATGCGGACTTACACATGCATTCAACGGCTTCAGATGGGGGATATAATCCAAGTGATTTGATAGAAAAGTGTAAGCAAGTGGGTCTTCAATATATAGCATTAACGGATCATGATACTACAGCTGGCGTTAAAGAGGCGATTGAAAAAGGGCGAGAACTAGGCGTTTTCGTAATACCAGGGATTGAATTTTCAACGAAATATAAAGGGAAAAGTGTACATATGCTTGGTTATGGGCTGGATTATGAAAATCAAGAATTATGTGAAATGTTAAAAGGTCAACAACGTATGAGAAGAAAACGACTAGATGTTATCATAAATAAATTAAAAGCAGTAGGTCTTATTTTAACCGCAGATGATGTGTTAGAGTTTGTCGATGGAGGAAGTATCGGTAGACCCCACGTAGCAAAGGCGTTAATTAAAAAGAATTATGTTCATGATGTTGCAGAAGCTTTTGAAAAATATTTAGCTGAAGGTCGTCCATGTTATGTTCCGAAAGAAAAAGAGATGACACCTGAGGAAGCAATCAATTGGATTCATCGAATGAATGGGGTTTCCATTATTGCACATCCTGTCTATTATGATTTAGATGACTGGATTGAAACTCTCGTTACTGAATACGGATTACAAGGTGTTGAAGTGTATCATCGCGATCATTCCAAAGAAGATCGTATTCATTATGAAAAGCTAGTAAAACAAATTGAAACAAAACATAACACAACGTTATTAAAAACTGGTGGTTCTGATTTTCATCATGAAGACTATGGGAGAGTTCGTGAACCTCTTGGAGTAACGAGAATTCATAACAACTACGCAAAAGAACTTATTGCTATGCTTGAGAAAAAGAATAGATAA
- a CDS encoding HD-GYP domain-containing protein — MELAKPIHDVKGRVLLGAGHRIHPKYIEKLKNLNIKYMIIEDAISQGITLDEMVDMPTWIDAIQCVQLAYETVKNKQTLPFREIQKIAIKLISEVRNRKVVMLAPSTAAAAEVQEHAHCVNVTLIALQMGRFLRYNELQLKDLAFGCLVHDIGKVISETNEVHPLKGFNLIRNVREVNLVCAHIAYQHHEWINGEGHPRKIAGSAILEFAQVCAIANEFEHLISKERISAYTAIEMLMTKAEKVYSHKVIDALFKSVPSYLPGMWVELNTGKEAIVTKIETHIHRPFVRIIESGEEISLEDNSTLIITKELSSVE; from the coding sequence ATGGAGCTTGCAAAACCGATTCACGATGTAAAAGGAAGAGTCTTATTAGGAGCTGGCCATCGAATCCATCCTAAATATATAGAGAAACTAAAAAATTTGAACATTAAATATATGATCATTGAAGATGCGATTTCACAAGGAATAACATTGGATGAAATGGTTGATATGCCAACATGGATTGATGCTATTCAATGTGTTCAATTGGCATATGAAACGGTCAAAAATAAACAAACGCTTCCGTTTCGTGAGATTCAAAAAATCGCAATTAAGTTAATATCTGAGGTAAGAAATCGAAAAGTTGTGATGCTAGCTCCTTCAACTGCTGCAGCTGCAGAAGTACAGGAGCATGCTCACTGTGTCAATGTTACATTAATCGCGCTCCAAATGGGGAGATTTCTCAGATACAATGAACTTCAGTTAAAAGATTTAGCGTTTGGTTGTTTAGTACACGATATTGGAAAAGTAATAAGTGAAACTAACGAAGTACATCCATTAAAAGGATTTAATTTAATACGAAATGTGAGAGAAGTAAACCTAGTTTGTGCCCATATTGCTTATCAACATCATGAGTGGATTAATGGAGAAGGCCACCCAAGAAAAATAGCAGGAAGTGCTATTTTGGAATTTGCTCAAGTCTGTGCAATTGCTAATGAATTTGAGCATCTAATTTCTAAGGAACGAATTAGCGCCTATACTGCGATCGAAATGCTTATGACGAAAGCTGAAAAAGTGTATTCTCATAAAGTGATCGATGCTTTGTTCAAAAGTGTTCCTTCTTATTTACCAGGTATGTGGGTGGAATTAAATACAGGTAAAGAGGCAATTGTTACTAAGATTGAAACACATATTCATCGACCTTTCGTTCGGATCATTGAAAGTGGTGAAGAGATTTCTTTAGAAGACAACTCAACGCTAATTATTACGAAAGAGCTGTCTTCGGTTGAATAA
- a CDS encoding reverse transcriptase-like protein has translation MKIRLEWHYLVPKGKNTYVLTTDFMTIQDTLFFVRDIEKTGRVKQLRFYDQLDSEWTKKELEKFIEKKSKEPDQIVAYFDGGFDKSTNIAGLGIVIYYEKDGHKYRVRKNERIEEIESNNEAEYAALWYLLLQLEELEIHHTELTIKGDSMVVINQLTNEWPCYEADLERWLNRIEEKTKQLGYIINFTSISRKENREADQLASQALNEIFISSHFNLSNNSEN, from the coding sequence ATGAAAATCCGATTAGAATGGCACTACCTAGTTCCTAAAGGAAAAAATACGTATGTACTCACCACTGATTTTATGACTATTCAAGATACTCTTTTTTTTGTAAGAGATATAGAGAAAACAGGCAGAGTGAAACAGCTTCGATTTTATGACCAATTGGATTCAGAATGGACAAAAAAAGAATTAGAAAAGTTTATAGAAAAAAAATCGAAGGAACCTGACCAAATTGTTGCTTACTTTGATGGTGGCTTTGATAAATCCACAAACATAGCTGGCCTTGGTATCGTTATCTATTACGAAAAAGATGGGCACAAATATCGAGTTCGTAAAAATGAACGAATAGAAGAAATCGAATCAAATAATGAAGCTGAATATGCTGCATTATGGTATTTGTTATTGCAATTAGAAGAACTTGAAATCCACCACACAGAGCTAACGATTAAAGGCGATTCAATGGTTGTCATAAACCAATTGACAAATGAATGGCCATGTTATGAGGCAGATTTGGAACGCTGGCTTAATCGAATTGAAGAGAAAACCAAACAACTTGGTTACATAATAAACTTTACATCTATCTCTAGAAAAGAAAATCGGGAAGCAGACCAACTTGCTTCCCAAGCGTTAAACGAAATCTTTATCTCAAGTCACTTCAATTTAAGCAATAATAGTGAAAACTAA
- the metA gene encoding homoserine O-acetyltransferase MetA → MPIRVPDHLPAKEILNKENIFVMDESRAYKQDIRPLKIVILNLMPIKEVTETQLLRLLGNTPLQVDVVFIHPDTHKSKNTSEEHLSSFYKTFDDIKNQKFDGMIITGAPIEKLVFEEVNYWEELKQIMEWTITNVTSTLHICWGAQAGLYYHYGVPKYPLEKKLFGVFAHQVNNESNVKLLRGFDDVFLAPHSRHTEVRREDIEKVPDLEILSESNEAGIYIVASKNGKQIFISGHSEYDCTTLQDEYERDVNKGLNIDMPINYFPNNDANSKPLLRWRAHSNLLFSNWLNYYVYQETPYDLNN, encoded by the coding sequence ATGCCAATTAGAGTTCCAGATCATTTACCAGCAAAAGAAATATTAAACAAAGAAAATATCTTCGTCATGGATGAGAGCAGGGCTTATAAGCAAGATATACGTCCATTAAAAATTGTTATCTTAAATTTAATGCCAATAAAAGAAGTGACAGAAACACAACTCCTTCGTCTGCTAGGAAATACACCTTTGCAAGTAGATGTTGTTTTTATTCATCCAGATACACATAAATCAAAAAATACTTCGGAAGAACATCTCTCATCATTTTATAAAACGTTTGATGACATTAAGAACCAAAAGTTTGACGGGATGATTATTACGGGAGCACCGATTGAAAAATTAGTTTTTGAAGAAGTTAATTACTGGGAAGAGCTAAAACAAATTATGGAATGGACAATCACCAATGTTACCTCGACACTTCATATTTGTTGGGGGGCACAAGCCGGTTTATACTATCATTATGGTGTACCGAAATATCCGCTTGAAAAAAAGCTGTTTGGCGTATTTGCTCATCAAGTTAACAATGAATCCAATGTAAAGTTATTAAGGGGATTTGATGATGTATTTTTAGCTCCTCATTCTCGTCATACAGAAGTTAGAAGGGAAGATATTGAAAAAGTTCCTGATCTTGAAATTTTAAGTGAGTCTAATGAAGCAGGCATCTATATTGTGGCTTCAAAAAATGGAAAACAAATTTTTATTTCGGGACATTCGGAATATGATTGTACGACGTTACAAGATGAGTATGAAAGAGATGTAAATAAAGGTCTCAATATTGATATGCCGATCAATTACTTTCCAAATAATGATGCCAATTCAAAACCGTTATTACGGTGGCGAGCACATTCCAATTTGTTATTTTCAAATTGGCTAAACTATTATGTCTATCAAGAAACACCATATGATTTAAATAATTAA